A region from the Streptomyces lydicus genome encodes:
- a CDS encoding DUF6214 family protein, whose amino-acid sequence MAWPTWELRAHGSAAPDPAPDPAAPDDPRGSRGPGCPLPRLDPLGPWCSARLTFADGARVDVLVTVSDDHITVEDVRADPPLTLAGLTDLARWIEGPLDDAFRSATGRPHRPRPTPRQAGPVTTSVTTAVTTAAEPETESTGAGEGAMAGGCVAPAAQGEAAQGGGVLGEGAASGTSVASDLSAGSATSTAAPASVSPTPAESSAPSESSTSADSSEPPVSEPPISESPVSEPPACEPPVSEPSASVSATSSDPSTLPGSSAAAPSPERARATVLARSRAGERRRVAADAYRRAQREGSDPVLAVMLATGRNRRRSLRLIAGARDEGLLAPRHNKR is encoded by the coding sequence TTGGCGTGGCCCACGTGGGAGCTGCGGGCCCACGGCTCGGCCGCGCCCGATCCCGCCCCCGACCCCGCCGCCCCGGACGATCCCCGCGGATCCCGGGGCCCCGGGTGTCCGCTGCCCCGGCTCGATCCGCTGGGCCCCTGGTGCAGCGCCCGGCTGACATTCGCCGACGGCGCCCGGGTCGATGTCCTTGTGACGGTCTCCGACGACCACATCACCGTCGAGGACGTACGGGCCGACCCGCCGCTGACGCTCGCCGGTCTGACCGACCTGGCCCGCTGGATCGAAGGCCCGCTGGACGATGCCTTCCGGTCCGCCACCGGACGGCCGCACAGGCCCCGGCCCACACCCCGGCAGGCAGGCCCGGTCACCACCTCGGTGACTACGGCGGTGACCACGGCGGCGGAGCCGGAGACGGAGTCGACGGGTGCCGGGGAGGGGGCGATGGCAGGGGGGTGTGTGGCACCTGCGGCGCAGGGGGAGGCCGCGCAGGGGGGAGGGGTGCTAGGGGAAGGGGCGGCGAGCGGGACATCCGTCGCGTCTGACCTGTCCGCCGGGTCCGCTACCTCGACGGCCGCCCCGGCTTCCGTGTCGCCGACACCGGCGGAGTCATCGGCGCCGTCGGAGTCATCAACCTCGGCGGATTCGTCCGAGCCGCCGGTCTCCGAGCCGCCAATCTCCGAGTCGCCGGTCTCCGAGCCGCCGGCCTGCGAACCGCCGGTGTCCGAGCCATCGGCGTCCGTGTCGGCCACGTCGTCCGACCCGTCGACGCTGCCCGGTTCGTCCGCCGCGGCCCCGTCGCCCGAGCGTGCCCGTGCCACCGTCCTTGCCCGGTCGCGGGCCGGGGAGCGTCGCAGGGTCGCCGCGGACGCGTACCGCCGGGCTCAGCGGGAGGGGAGCGATCCCGTGCTGGCCGTCATGCTTGCCACCGGCCGTAATCGTCGAAGATCGCTCCGCCTGATCGCCGGCGCCCGCGACGAAGGGCTCCTGGCGCCACGTCACAACAAGCGTTGA
- a CDS encoding DUF1877 family protein, which produces MGVSVGFIGATTEELDRAERDPSWAGSYVGELYADDDFPMSDRPSGGPDKAWAGLQFLFDATDIELEFLMDGYQLLEDGTLFGWSAEQIARVARQLKATPWERLAAHYAPERMMAERVYPNTWRLDAEGELDWLRRSYEELVDFFAAAAEGGYGAFMSFSF; this is translated from the coding sequence ATGGGCGTGAGTGTGGGATTCATCGGCGCGACAACGGAGGAGCTGGACAGGGCGGAGAGGGACCCGAGTTGGGCCGGTTCCTACGTCGGCGAACTGTATGCCGACGATGACTTCCCGATGTCGGATCGTCCCAGTGGCGGCCCGGACAAGGCGTGGGCCGGCCTCCAGTTCCTGTTCGACGCGACGGATATCGAGCTGGAGTTCCTGATGGACGGATATCAGCTCCTGGAGGACGGCACCCTGTTCGGGTGGTCCGCGGAGCAGATCGCGAGGGTGGCCCGGCAGCTGAAGGCGACCCCGTGGGAGCGGCTGGCGGCCCACTATGCCCCTGAGCGGATGATGGCGGAGAGGGTGTATCCGAATACGTGGCGGCTCGATGCCGAAGGTGAGCTGGACTGGCTCCGGCGCTCCTACGAAGAACTCGTCGATTTCTTCGCCGCGGCGGCCGAGGGCGGATACGGGGCGTTCATGAGCTTCAGTTTCTAG
- a CDS encoding 2Fe-2S iron-sulfur cluster-binding protein: MSEAETRAAGRSQGEAAPLSAITLTVNDQVRRLEVDPRTSLLDALREHLRLSGTKKGCDHGQCGACTVLINGRRVNSCLTLAVMHEDDEVVTIEGLGDPGDLHPVQRAFVDCDGFQCGYCTPGQICSAVGMLAEVEAGWPSHATAEVSASRIALSDEEIRERMSGNICRCAAYPNIVAAIRGIAEGGPQ, from the coding sequence ATGAGCGAGGCAGAGACAAGAGCCGCGGGGCGGAGCCAGGGCGAGGCCGCCCCGCTGTCGGCGATCACCTTGACGGTCAACGATCAGGTGCGGCGGCTCGAGGTGGATCCGCGGACCTCGCTGCTCGACGCGCTGCGCGAACACCTGCGCCTGAGCGGAACCAAGAAGGGGTGTGACCACGGGCAGTGCGGTGCCTGCACCGTGCTGATCAACGGCCGGCGCGTCAACTCCTGTCTGACGCTCGCCGTCATGCACGAGGACGACGAGGTGGTGACGATCGAGGGCCTGGGCGACCCCGGTGACCTGCACCCCGTGCAACGCGCCTTCGTCGACTGTGACGGCTTCCAGTGCGGCTACTGCACACCCGGCCAGATCTGTTCGGCGGTCGGCATGCTCGCCGAGGTGGAGGCGGGGTGGCCCAGCCACGCCACCGCCGAGGTGTCCGCGTCGCGGATCGCGCTGAGCGACGAGGAGATCCGCGAGCGGATGAGCGGCAACATCTGCCGGTGCGCCGCCTACCCGAACATCGTCGCGGCCATCCGCGGCATCGCGGAGGGAGGCCCGCAATGA
- a CDS encoding FAD binding domain-containing protein, translated as MRSFTYERATDARAAVAAVSTAGAKFISGGTNLLDLMKLDIEHPSHLVDISRLPLRDIEELPDGGLRIGAQAVNSDVAADTRVRNRYPVLSQALVSGASGQLRNKASTGGNLLQRTRCPYFYDTAAGCNKRDPGSGCSAIGGFNRIHAVLGASESCIATHPSDMAVAMTALAAEIELLDAGGSVRRVAITDFYRLPGDTPHIETVLRPDEMITGVTLPPPLPGRQLYRKVRDRASYEFALVSVAAVVSVEQGTIGEARVALGGVAHKPWRSLDAEAALAGRPATMATYRTAADAAMRDAVGQGDNDFKIELARRTLCRTLAQAARSS; from the coding sequence ATGAGGTCCTTCACCTACGAGCGGGCAACGGACGCACGGGCCGCCGTCGCCGCGGTGTCCACGGCCGGTGCGAAGTTCATCAGCGGTGGCACCAATCTGCTCGACCTGATGAAGCTCGACATCGAGCACCCCAGCCATCTGGTCGACATCAGCCGGCTCCCGCTGCGGGACATCGAAGAGCTGCCGGACGGCGGACTGCGCATCGGCGCCCAGGCGGTGAATTCCGATGTGGCCGCCGACACCCGGGTGCGAAACCGCTATCCGGTGCTGTCGCAGGCGCTGGTGTCAGGCGCCTCGGGCCAGTTGCGCAACAAGGCGTCCACCGGGGGAAACCTGTTGCAGCGCACGCGCTGCCCCTACTTCTACGACACGGCCGCGGGCTGCAACAAGCGTGACCCCGGGTCGGGTTGCTCGGCCATCGGCGGTTTCAACCGGATCCATGCGGTCCTCGGCGCCAGCGAGTCCTGCATCGCCACCCACCCCTCGGACATGGCCGTCGCGATGACCGCGCTGGCGGCCGAGATCGAACTGCTCGACGCCGGCGGGTCGGTGCGCCGCGTCGCCATCACGGACTTCTACCGGCTGCCGGGCGATACGCCGCACATCGAGACCGTGCTGCGGCCCGACGAGATGATCACGGGCGTGACCCTGCCCCCGCCCCTGCCGGGCCGGCAGCTCTACCGCAAGGTGCGCGACCGGGCGTCCTACGAGTTCGCACTGGTCTCCGTGGCGGCGGTTGTCTCGGTCGAGCAGGGAACGATCGGCGAGGCGCGGGTGGCGCTCGGCGGAGTGGCGCACAAGCCGTGGCGGTCCCTCGACGCGGAGGCCGCATTGGCCGGCCGTCCCGCCACGATGGCCACCTACCGCACCGCCGCCGACGCCGCCATGCGGGACGCCGTGGGGCAGGGGGACAACGACTTCAAGATCGAACTGGCCCGGCGCACGCTGTGCCGCACGCTGGCGCAAGCGGCCCGGTCGAGCTGA
- a CDS encoding xanthine dehydrogenase family protein molybdopterin-binding subunit produces MIGQGLNRVDGPLKVAGRAAYAYEHWEAGQPLYGVIVGATIGKGRITRIDTEDAESAGGVRMVMTYHNAPAQGPRDESIALEYWRAQPVLTGPEIHYYGEPVALVVAETFEQARAAAELVEVEYAVGRGRFDFAGDDEETYIPKVVNAGLPTDTSVGDFDAGFDAAAVRVDAYYTTPYEFSMPMEPHACLAEPRGEDLVVYVSCQIVDAAQSSVAGTLRMDPARIHIVSPFVGGGFGSKLGIHAETVLAALAARELRQPVKVALTRQQVFQLVGLRPTSSQRVRLGAGRDGRLAALAHDVTMHTNRDLEYAEQTAATTRSLYAAPHRLTSHRLTPLDLPRGSDVRAPGEAPGLLAVESAMDELADALGMDPVELRIRNEPTVDPERDVPYSDRHLVDCLRDGARRFGWEHRPATPASVREGRWLVGYGMAAAIRGHFQGPTAARVRLEPDGTAVVQSDMTDIGTGTYTILTQVAAEGLGLPPDRVRIELGRSGLPSSWGSGGSWGAAGSSTAVHRACAALREKLLVAARGDERSALHGRDPAGAVFAGGTVRIGDASEPLGEIVARHHPDGAEAEGTTLFMGDDPNYSAYSIHTYGAHFAEVGVDADTAEIRLRRMLGVFSVGRVLNPKTARSQLIGGMIWGAGAALEEEAVVDLRSGAFVNRDLAQYLVPVHADIPDVEVVILDGYDDKANVLGAKGIGELGICGSGAAVANAVFNATGTRVRDFPITIEKLLPGLPPLED; encoded by the coding sequence ATGATCGGGCAAGGTCTGAACCGGGTGGACGGCCCGTTGAAGGTCGCCGGCCGGGCCGCGTACGCCTACGAGCACTGGGAGGCCGGCCAACCGCTGTACGGGGTCATCGTCGGCGCGACGATCGGCAAAGGCCGCATCACCCGGATCGACACCGAGGACGCCGAAAGCGCGGGCGGCGTCCGTATGGTGATGACGTATCACAACGCCCCGGCGCAAGGCCCGCGTGATGAGTCCATCGCGCTGGAGTACTGGCGTGCCCAGCCGGTGCTGACCGGCCCGGAGATCCACTATTACGGCGAGCCGGTGGCGCTCGTCGTCGCCGAGACCTTCGAGCAGGCCCGAGCGGCGGCCGAGCTTGTCGAGGTGGAGTACGCGGTCGGGCGGGGACGGTTCGACTTCGCCGGGGACGACGAGGAGACGTACATCCCGAAAGTGGTCAATGCCGGGCTCCCCACCGATACGTCGGTGGGCGATTTCGATGCCGGATTCGATGCCGCCGCGGTGCGGGTCGACGCGTACTACACCACGCCGTACGAGTTCTCGATGCCGATGGAGCCGCATGCGTGTCTGGCGGAGCCGCGAGGCGAGGACCTGGTCGTCTACGTCAGCTGCCAGATCGTCGACGCGGCGCAGTCCTCGGTCGCCGGCACGCTGCGGATGGACCCCGCGCGGATTCATATCGTCAGTCCCTTCGTCGGCGGGGGATTCGGCTCCAAGCTGGGCATCCATGCCGAGACGGTCCTGGCCGCGCTCGCCGCCCGCGAGCTGCGCCAACCGGTCAAGGTCGCACTGACCCGGCAGCAGGTCTTCCAGCTCGTGGGCCTGCGCCCCACCTCGAGCCAGCGGGTGCGGCTGGGTGCGGGGCGCGACGGACGGCTGGCGGCGCTCGCCCACGACGTCACCATGCACACCAACCGCGACCTGGAGTACGCCGAGCAGACCGCCGCCACGACCCGCAGCCTCTACGCCGCGCCCCACCGGCTGACCAGCCACCGGCTCACGCCGCTCGATCTGCCGCGCGGGTCGGACGTCCGCGCGCCGGGCGAGGCGCCGGGCCTGCTCGCGGTGGAGTCGGCGATGGACGAGTTGGCCGATGCGCTCGGGATGGACCCGGTCGAGCTGCGGATCCGCAACGAGCCCACCGTCGATCCCGAGCGCGACGTGCCCTACAGCGACCGCCATCTGGTCGACTGCCTGCGCGACGGCGCGCGCCGGTTCGGCTGGGAGCACCGCCCCGCCACCCCGGCGAGTGTGCGCGAGGGGAGGTGGCTGGTCGGCTACGGCATGGCGGCCGCCATCCGCGGGCATTTCCAGGGGCCGACGGCGGCGCGGGTGCGGCTGGAGCCGGACGGCACCGCCGTCGTCCAGTCGGACATGACCGATATCGGCACGGGCACCTACACCATCCTGACCCAGGTCGCCGCCGAGGGGCTGGGGCTGCCGCCGGACCGGGTGCGGATCGAGCTCGGGCGTTCCGGGCTGCCCTCCAGCTGGGGCTCCGGTGGTTCATGGGGCGCCGCCGGATCGAGCACCGCGGTGCACCGGGCGTGTGCCGCCCTGCGGGAGAAGCTGCTGGTCGCGGCGCGCGGCGATGAACGCTCTGCGCTGCACGGCCGGGACCCGGCCGGCGCCGTGTTCGCCGGGGGCACCGTGCGCATCGGCGACGCGTCCGAGCCGTTGGGCGAGATCGTCGCCCGCCACCACCCCGACGGTGCGGAGGCGGAGGGCACAACCCTCTTCATGGGCGACGACCCGAACTACTCGGCCTACTCGATCCATACCTACGGCGCCCATTTCGCCGAAGTGGGGGTCGACGCGGACACCGCCGAGATCCGTCTGCGGCGGATGCTGGGCGTGTTCTCGGTGGGGCGGGTGCTCAACCCGAAGACGGCCCGCTCGCAGCTGATCGGCGGCATGATCTGGGGAGCGGGCGCGGCCCTGGAGGAGGAAGCCGTGGTCGATCTGCGGTCCGGCGCCTTCGTCAACCGGGATCTGGCGCAGTACCTGGTTCCGGTCCATGCCGACATCCCCGATGTCGAGGTCGTCATCCTCGACGGCTACGACGACAAGGCCAACGTCCTGGGCGCGAAAGGCATCGGCGAGCTGGGCATCTGCGGGTCCGGTGCCGCGGTCGCCAACGCGGTGTTCAACGCCACCGGGACGCGTGTGCGCGACTTCCCCATCACGATCGAGAAGCTGCTGCCGGGGCTGCCACCCCTCGAAGACTGA
- a CDS encoding MFS transporter gives MASHGTASSDPARGRRTARLTGPGPSVMAHSAPAPASAVPLPHARRDIRLFWWAGTCDALGSQVSGFVLPLLLLRLGRSPAEVGALAGLFAVATLVLGPLAAVPADRGARKRVMVGAALVSAAAMTGVTAAVAAGRVPPAVLLAAVLVERCATACYEAASLGTVALVCPPKEHRRVLSRLQAGERGALIVGPALGGLLFAAGAWLPFLVDALSYVVAAVGIRAMRSGLSPRPEQPSPGGTSRRTRRALLAEAGAGVALLRREPVLRLALVWISAVNALLVALYYTTVFALQDHGRGAAPLGLVLALSGAAGLAGALAAPRLAGRHPAATVLVAVSWLMVPPAAALVVARDAWQFGLLLGLLCFLTPPATVALQTRILRITPPGLQARTGTVLATAAGAAAALAPALAGLAAGRAGATATLLGCAVLLTVLALYATRGAPRLLRGTKEETV, from the coding sequence GTGGCTTCGCATGGAACGGCGAGCAGCGACCCCGCGCGCGGACGACGCACCGCACGGCTTACCGGCCCCGGGCCGTCCGTGATGGCGCACTCCGCTCCGGCGCCGGCGTCCGCCGTCCCCCTGCCGCACGCCCGCCGCGACATCCGGCTGTTCTGGTGGGCGGGCACCTGTGACGCACTCGGCAGTCAGGTGTCCGGGTTCGTGCTCCCGTTGCTGCTGCTGCGGCTGGGCCGTTCCCCCGCCGAAGTCGGCGCCCTCGCCGGGCTGTTCGCGGTCGCCACGCTGGTCCTCGGCCCGCTCGCCGCCGTGCCCGCCGACCGCGGGGCCCGTAAGCGGGTGATGGTGGGCGCCGCGCTGGTGTCCGCCGCCGCGATGACCGGGGTCACCGCGGCGGTCGCCGCGGGCCGGGTCCCGCCGGCCGTTCTCCTGGCCGCCGTGCTCGTCGAGCGGTGCGCGACCGCCTGCTACGAGGCGGCGTCGCTGGGCACCGTGGCGCTGGTGTGTCCCCCCAAGGAGCACCGGCGGGTGCTGTCCCGATTACAGGCGGGGGAGCGCGGAGCCCTCATCGTCGGGCCCGCACTGGGCGGACTGCTCTTCGCCGCCGGCGCCTGGCTGCCGTTCCTCGTGGACGCCCTGTCGTACGTCGTCGCGGCGGTTGGCATCCGCGCCATGCGCTCCGGTCTGTCCCCGCGGCCGGAGCAGCCGTCGCCGGGCGGTACGTCGCGCCGGACCCGGCGGGCCCTGCTCGCCGAGGCCGGGGCAGGGGTGGCGCTGCTGCGCCGGGAGCCCGTCCTGCGGCTGGCGCTCGTGTGGATCTCGGCCGTCAACGCCCTGCTCGTCGCGCTGTATTACACGACGGTCTTCGCCCTCCAGGACCACGGCCGGGGCGCGGCTCCGCTGGGCCTGGTCCTCGCCCTCTCCGGGGCGGCCGGCCTGGCAGGTGCGCTGGCCGCACCGCGACTGGCCGGCCGGCACCCGGCGGCGACGGTGCTGGTGGCGGTGTCCTGGCTGATGGTGCCGCCCGCCGCGGCACTGGTGGTGGCCCGCGACGCCTGGCAGTTCGGACTGCTCCTCGGACTCCTCTGCTTCCTGACGCCGCCGGCCACCGTGGCGCTGCAGACCCGGATCCTTAGGATCACCCCGCCCGGACTGCAGGCCCGCACCGGCACCGTGCTGGCCACCGCGGCGGGCGCGGCGGCGGCCCTGGCCCCGGCCCTCGCCGGGCTGGCGGCCGGCCGCGCCGGGGCCACAGCCACCCTCCTGGGCTGTGCGGTGCTGCTGACCGTGCTCGCGCTGTACGCGACCCGCGGAGCACCGCGCCTCCTCCGCGGGACGAAGGAGGAGACCGTATGA
- a CDS encoding S9 family peptidase, which yields MTATAAGTAVPPPGTGFRVYRPALPEVCPRDPVRMALAADADGRCEIFTWNAATGTARQVTDSPDGTVHCALDADARVWWFTEDRNGAGLWYFQDFEGGVRHPGLTGLRPGLPCGLALSDAGTVALGLGDGRSMTVHLGTPGGPARPVRTVDGPALLTGISPSGGLLALSGAAGSDRAVTLVTCSGAVLDQLSGRRGRRWALGFAPTPSSTELLLVQEDNDGYHLASWRPGAGLRPHTWCRFDTEITARWYPEGRRVLIRHDRHGRSALTTADLDRRTLTPVPTPPGTLLDAVPHPGDDVHFLWTDTATPPRMGSTAGTRLPALPALPAPAPGRHRDLWTPGPDGPVHTLLGEPEPTRGARPPLVFLIHGGPADHDRDAYDPQVHSLIASGFAVARVNYRGSTGYGPAWRAAYGEGVGLTQVADLVAVRADLLRRGLAREDAIGLWGTSWGGYLTLLALGTRPDLWQAGVAVKPVADCAAAHRTGTPALRALDERLFGGTPEDVPGRYARSSPVHYAAEVRAPLLVIAATRDAKCPPGQVRSYLAALHRAGVAHESRWLDTGHDGYTGAHHVAALQHAMGFLGTHLRRTPRPTEPPVPQRTGSSGAPARPAPPEM from the coding sequence ATGACCGCGACCGCGGCAGGCACCGCCGTACCCCCGCCCGGCACCGGATTCCGGGTCTACCGGCCGGCGCTCCCCGAGGTCTGCCCGCGCGACCCGGTACGGATGGCCCTGGCCGCGGACGCCGACGGCCGCTGCGAGATCTTCACCTGGAACGCCGCCACCGGCACCGCACGCCAGGTCACCGACAGCCCGGACGGCACGGTGCACTGCGCGCTCGACGCGGACGCCCGGGTGTGGTGGTTCACCGAGGACCGCAACGGCGCCGGGCTCTGGTACTTCCAGGACTTCGAGGGCGGAGTGCGGCACCCCGGTCTGACCGGACTGCGCCCGGGCCTCCCGTGCGGTCTCGCCCTCAGCGACGCCGGCACCGTGGCCCTCGGCCTCGGGGACGGCCGCTCGATGACCGTCCACCTCGGCACACCGGGCGGCCCGGCCCGGCCGGTGCGCACCGTGGACGGCCCCGCGCTGCTGACCGGCATCTCGCCGTCGGGCGGGCTGCTGGCGCTGTCGGGGGCGGCCGGATCCGACCGTGCGGTCACCCTCGTGACCTGTTCCGGGGCGGTCCTCGACCAGCTCTCCGGGCGGCGCGGACGGCGGTGGGCGCTCGGCTTCGCGCCGACCCCCTCCAGCACCGAACTCCTGCTGGTCCAGGAGGACAACGACGGCTACCACCTGGCCAGTTGGCGGCCCGGCGCCGGACTGCGGCCGCACACCTGGTGCCGCTTCGACACCGAGATCACCGCGCGCTGGTATCCCGAAGGGCGACGGGTCCTCATCCGCCACGACCGCCACGGCCGCTCCGCCCTCACCACCGCCGACCTCGACCGGCGCACCCTGACCCCGGTGCCCACCCCGCCCGGAACCCTGCTCGACGCCGTCCCGCACCCGGGCGATGACGTGCACTTCCTCTGGACCGATACGGCCACCCCGCCGCGGATGGGCTCCACCGCCGGCACCCGGCTGCCGGCGCTCCCCGCCCTGCCGGCCCCCGCCCCCGGCCGGCACCGTGACCTGTGGACCCCCGGCCCGGACGGTCCCGTGCACACCCTGCTCGGCGAACCGGAACCGACCCGCGGCGCGCGGCCCCCGCTGGTGTTCCTGATACACGGCGGACCCGCCGACCACGACCGCGACGCCTACGACCCGCAGGTGCACTCGCTGATCGCCTCCGGGTTCGCGGTCGCGCGGGTCAACTACCGCGGCTCCACCGGCTACGGACCCGCCTGGCGCGCCGCGTACGGCGAGGGGGTGGGGCTCACCCAGGTCGCCGACCTCGTCGCGGTCCGGGCCGACCTGCTCCGCCGCGGCCTGGCCCGGGAGGACGCGATCGGCCTGTGGGGCACCTCCTGGGGCGGCTATCTGACCCTGCTCGCGCTCGGCACCCGGCCGGACCTCTGGCAGGCGGGCGTCGCCGTCAAACCGGTCGCCGACTGCGCCGCGGCCCACCGCACCGGCACCCCCGCGCTGCGGGCCCTGGACGAGCGGCTGTTCGGCGGTACCCCCGAGGACGTGCCAGGGCGTTATGCGCGCAGCTCGCCCGTCCACTACGCGGCCGAGGTCCGCGCCCCGCTGCTGGTGATCGCCGCCACCCGCGACGCCAAATGCCCGCCCGGCCAGGTCCGGAGCTATCTGGCCGCCCTGCACCGGGCCGGTGTCGCGCACGAGTCCCGGTGGCTGGACACCGGCCACGACGGTTACACCGGCGCGCACCACGTGGCCGCCCTGCAGCACGCCATGGGCTTCCTCGGCACCCACCTGCGCCGCACCCCGCGGCCCACCGAACCCCCCGTCCCGCAGCGGACGGGGTCTTCGGGAGCACCGGCCCGTCCGGCGCCCCCGGAAATGTGA
- a CDS encoding RiPP maturation radical SAM C-methyltransferase — MRVLLVNMPWSPIDLPSLALGILRRSVDERTSGHADVLHANLEFTDWITRRTEFTADDYQFYALSSYFMGCGDWVFSSALYDDPEWRVPEFRASMRGKLREQRLRMSQELHRVVPEFVQETAERIVAAGPDVVGFTSTFQQNTAALAAAKHVKRLAPHIKTVMGGANCDAEQGAAGHRNFPFLDFVVRGEGEAVFPQLLTALDEGGDLSAVPGLCHRGPDGTSTANPMSTSPLPPATILPPDYSGYFERLASSVARNWVEPKLVVEGARGCWWGEKHHCTFCGLNGSFMQFRSKSPETFYEEIMDLARRHRVLDMYVVDNILDMGYLNTVLPRIIDSGYDLRLHIEIKANMRRTQLRTLADAGMIYVQPGIESLNSRVLDLMDKGVSGCQNVRMLRDGAETGLSVSWNYLHGFPGESAADYDPVIAQLPALEHLDPPVDLSARIAIERFSPYFNRPELGFTGLRPEEHYRFTYDLPESELYDLAYVFEAPERGIGEPTVTALNDALGAWRKHHVDSRLTHTDLGDRIVLVSRRRAFDWGTMELTDPTEIAAFKLLDQPHAPAALTRKLAARLPGQRLDAAAVHTLLQRWVTLGLVFTDGGQYVHLAPAAVNEDLLRLDFMRHRHAAPVHHETPQTPRDVVHA; from the coding sequence ATGCGCGTCCTGCTGGTCAACATGCCCTGGTCACCGATCGACCTCCCGTCCCTCGCACTCGGAATCCTCCGACGCAGCGTCGACGAGCGCACCTCCGGTCACGCCGATGTCCTGCACGCCAACCTGGAGTTCACCGACTGGATCACCCGGCGCACCGAGTTCACCGCCGACGACTACCAGTTCTATGCGCTCTCCTCCTACTTCATGGGATGCGGCGACTGGGTGTTCTCCTCCGCCCTCTACGACGATCCCGAGTGGCGGGTGCCGGAGTTCCGCGCCTCGATGCGCGGCAAGCTGCGGGAGCAGCGGCTGCGGATGTCCCAGGAACTGCACCGGGTGGTACCGGAGTTCGTCCAGGAGACCGCCGAACGGATCGTCGCGGCCGGCCCCGACGTCGTCGGCTTCACCTCCACCTTCCAGCAGAACACCGCCGCGCTCGCCGCCGCCAAGCACGTCAAACGCCTCGCCCCGCACATCAAAACCGTCATGGGCGGCGCCAACTGCGACGCCGAACAGGGCGCGGCAGGCCACCGCAACTTCCCCTTCCTGGACTTCGTGGTCCGCGGCGAGGGCGAAGCCGTCTTCCCCCAGCTGCTCACCGCGCTCGACGAGGGCGGCGACCTGTCCGCCGTCCCCGGACTGTGCCACCGCGGCCCCGACGGCACCAGCACCGCCAACCCGATGAGCACCAGCCCGCTGCCTCCCGCCACCATCCTGCCGCCCGACTACAGCGGCTACTTCGAGCGGCTGGCGTCCTCCGTGGCCCGCAACTGGGTGGAACCCAAACTCGTCGTCGAGGGCGCCCGCGGCTGCTGGTGGGGCGAGAAGCACCACTGCACCTTCTGCGGCCTCAACGGCTCCTTCATGCAGTTCCGCAGCAAGAGCCCGGAGACCTTCTACGAGGAGATCATGGACCTGGCGCGCCGCCACCGTGTGCTGGACATGTACGTCGTCGACAACATCCTCGACATGGGCTACCTCAACACCGTCCTGCCCCGCATCATCGACAGCGGCTACGACCTGCGCCTGCACATCGAAATCAAGGCCAATATGCGCCGGACCCAGCTGCGCACCCTCGCCGACGCCGGGATGATCTACGTCCAGCCGGGCATCGAAAGCCTCAACAGCCGGGTGCTCGACCTGATGGACAAGGGCGTGAGCGGCTGCCAGAACGTCCGGATGCTCCGCGACGGAGCCGAGACCGGGCTCTCCGTCTCCTGGAACTACCTCCACGGCTTCCCCGGCGAGAGTGCCGCCGACTACGACCCGGTCATCGCGCAACTGCCCGCACTGGAACACCTCGACCCGCCGGTCGACCTCTCCGCGCGCATCGCCATCGAACGCTTCAGCCCGTACTTCAACCGGCCCGAACTCGGCTTCACCGGCCTGCGGCCCGAGGAGCACTACCGCTTCACCTACGACCTGCCCGAGTCCGAACTGTACGACCTGGCCTATGTCTTCGAGGCACCCGAACGCGGCATCGGGGAACCGACCGTCACCGCCCTCAACGACGCCCTGGGCGCCTGGCGCAAACACCACGTGGACAGCAGGCTCACGCACACCGACCTCGGTGACCGCATCGTGCTGGTCAGCCGCAGACGCGCCTTCGACTGGGGAACCATGGAGCTGACCGATCCCACGGAGATCGCGGCCTTCAAGCTGCTCGACCAGCCGCACGCCCCCGCCGCGCTGACCCGCAAGCTCGCCGCACGGCTGCCCGGACAGCGGCTCGACGCGGCCGCCGTGCACACCCTCCTCCAGCGCTGGGTGACGCTCGGCCTGGTCTTCACCGACGGCGGCCAGTACGTCCACCTGGCACCGGCGGCCGTCAACGAGGACCTGCTGCGGCTCGACTTCATGCGCCACCGCCACGCCGCACCCGTCCACCACGAGACGCCGCAGACACCCCGGGACGTCGTCCATGCCTAG